From a region of the Acinetobacter calcoaceticus genome:
- a CDS encoding YjgN family protein produces the protein MQEQALPSSPQDLNEDQNITSPPISQSGIYHFKFHGKASEYFGIWIVNILLTIITLSLYAPWAKVRRLRYFYGNTEFFERRFDFTGIPTKILIGRLIALGIYVVFAISSQYSMIATVVGLVALYTAVPWLIRATLRFTARNSKFGNTRFYFGGTIKESYKVFLLSILVYIFTLGIFTPVAIWLYKKYYLNNLYAGQLNFKLNANWSAYMAAFYIPVFIALGVIAIFSIFYFGIIGTISGFSSNSVVFGMFMVYAFIGLFIYPLIAARLFITTWNNTTVGNSQFKTDCNQWRFAWIVASNWIVKILTIGLMSAWAAVRIHKYQIESMSLILLDDPDQMMNLAQQEQSALAEEISDIFDIDISL, from the coding sequence ATGCAAGAACAAGCTTTACCCTCATCTCCTCAAGATTTGAATGAGGATCAAAATATTACGTCCCCACCCATTTCACAATCAGGAATTTATCATTTTAAGTTTCATGGTAAAGCCTCAGAATATTTTGGAATCTGGATCGTTAATATCCTTTTGACTATTATTACTTTAAGCTTATATGCACCGTGGGCTAAAGTTCGTCGCTTACGCTATTTCTATGGCAATACAGAATTTTTTGAACGTCGCTTTGATTTTACAGGGATTCCAACCAAGATTTTGATTGGACGTTTAATTGCATTAGGAATTTACGTCGTATTTGCAATTTCATCACAGTATTCAATGATTGCGACTGTGGTTGGACTAGTTGCGTTATATACAGCAGTACCTTGGTTAATTCGGGCTACTTTGCGTTTTACGGCAAGAAATAGTAAGTTCGGCAACACACGTTTTTATTTTGGTGGAACGATAAAAGAATCTTATAAAGTCTTTCTTTTGAGTATATTGGTATATATTTTCACATTAGGAATCTTTACACCAGTAGCTATTTGGCTATATAAAAAATATTATCTTAACAACTTATATGCTGGACAATTAAATTTTAAATTAAACGCAAATTGGTCTGCATACATGGCTGCATTTTATATACCCGTTTTTATTGCGCTTGGTGTAATTGCTATCTTTTCAATCTTTTACTTTGGTATTATCGGAACAATTTCTGGATTCTCATCGAACTCTGTAGTCTTCGGAATGTTTATGGTATATGCATTTATTGGATTATTTATTTATCCATTAATTGCTGCACGTCTTTTTATTACGACATGGAACAATACTACTGTTGGAAACAGTCAATTTAAAACAGACTGTAATCAATGGCGTTTTGCATGGATTGTAGCTTCAAACTGGATTGTAAAAATCTTAACTATAGGCTTAATGTCTGCTTGGGCTGCAGTTCGTATCCACAAATATCAGATTGAATCGATGAGTTTAATTTTATTAGATGATCCAGATCAAATGATGAATCTAGCTCAGCAAGAACAAAGTGCTTTAGCTGAAGAAATCAGTGATATTTTTGATATTGACATCTCTCTATAA
- a CDS encoding M48 family metallopeptidase, with product MSQAVDIIFYDGIVSKPHRAQISAQSESEVLIRYGEQLELQCHYQYTDMKLIGALGQLHPVIELSDDARIEFHSALPEWFNYATKKVQHSIWKFERSPALILFSVIFVITFAISLVKWGVPATSHYLAFQLPENTLKKLGDEAENYVLNNWTAPSQLAQTQKDQITKQYLNTIAENRPAKLVFRQGNQLGANAVALPNNTIIITDELIKMAHTNQEILGVLAHEQGHLIYRHSLQQGLTSLGLSVLYIAMTGDNSDLFTSLPAAMIGANYSRKFESEADLYALQLMDRKHIEVSHFANFLQRLSDTTEEGIDKKNQSNPPTSQEESSANKLSTAVLDTLSSHPATEERIRMVHDFEKKQKLNIK from the coding sequence ATGTCCCAAGCAGTAGATATCATTTTCTATGATGGCATAGTCTCTAAACCTCACCGTGCTCAGATTTCAGCTCAATCTGAATCTGAAGTTCTAATTCGGTATGGTGAGCAATTAGAACTTCAGTGTCATTATCAATATACTGATATGAAATTGATTGGTGCGCTGGGGCAGTTACATCCAGTAATTGAATTATCTGATGATGCACGGATTGAATTTCATAGTGCATTACCTGAATGGTTTAATTATGCAACTAAAAAGGTTCAACATTCGATCTGGAAATTTGAACGCTCTCCAGCTCTTATTCTTTTTAGTGTAATTTTTGTGATTACTTTCGCGATCAGTCTCGTGAAATGGGGTGTTCCAGCTACATCCCATTATCTTGCTTTTCAATTACCTGAGAATACTTTAAAGAAACTAGGTGATGAAGCCGAGAATTATGTATTAAATAATTGGACTGCACCCAGCCAATTAGCACAAACTCAAAAAGACCAAATTACTAAACAATATTTGAATACTATTGCTGAAAACAGACCAGCCAAATTAGTCTTCCGTCAAGGTAATCAATTAGGAGCAAATGCTGTAGCATTACCTAATAATACGATCATCATCACAGATGAACTGATCAAAATGGCACATACTAATCAGGAAATCTTAGGCGTATTAGCCCATGAACAAGGCCATTTGATTTATCGCCATAGTTTACAACAAGGGTTAACTAGTTTAGGCCTAAGTGTATTATATATTGCAATGACAGGAGATAATTCAGACTTATTTACCTCATTACCTGCCGCTATGATTGGTGCAAATTATTCACGTAAATTTGAGTCCGAAGCCGATCTATATGCTTTACAGCTGATGGATAGGAAGCACATAGAAGTCTCGCACTTCGCAAATTTCTTACAACGTTTAAGCGATACAACAGAAGAAGGTATCGATAAAAAAAATCAGTCCAACCCGCCAACTTCTCAAGAAGAATCTTCAGCTAATAAACTATCTACAGCTGTTCTTGATACTTTATCTTCTCATCCTGCAACTGAAGAGCGTATTCGAATGGTCCATGATTTTGAGAAAAAACAAAAGCTAAATATTAAATAG
- a CDS encoding NADPH-dependent 2,4-dienoyl-CoA reductase → MTSYANLLKPLHLGFTTIKNRVVMGSMHTGLEDRFYNYPKLAAYFEERAKGGVGLIVTGGISPNRQGWLAPAGGTMNSLFDVPQHRLVTHAVHKHGSKILMQILHAGRYGYQPFVVSSSPIKSPISPFKPRQLSDKNILSTIDDYAQCADIAKKAGYDGVEIMGSEGYLINQFLSSHVNQRTDRWGGEIENRMRFPVEIVKAIRAKVGEKFIICFRLSLLDLVHDGNTMQEVVTVAKALEKAGVTLLNTGIGWHEARVPTIVTSVPRAAFVDYTAHVKQHISIPIIASNRINMPETAEEILASGKADMVQMARPLLADAFWVNKTATNRVDEINTCIACNQACLDHAFKNKRVSCLVNPRAGHETELVYLKTKQPKRIAVVGGGVAGMSAATVAASRGHAVTLFEATSDVGGQFNFAKVVPGKEEFHETIRYFKVQLEKTGVDVRLNTRVNREQLEREGFDEVIVATGVIPRALKIEGSHAPQVLSYAQVLKGAEVGQKVAVIGAGGIGFDVSEFLLKPPHQPQPQPLAEWQREWGIDPNPDYVSEGGMQPAQIEPPVRQIYLLQRKTTPLGVGLGKTSGWVHRAQLKKHGVRMLRGVQYKAVTDEGLWIEHNGQDQLLRVDTVVVCAGQESVKDLMPKEGESTVANYHIIGGAKLAAELDAKRAIKDGAELAARL, encoded by the coding sequence ATGACAAGTTACGCCAATCTATTAAAACCATTACATTTAGGCTTTACCACTATTAAAAACCGTGTGGTGATGGGATCCATGCATACGGGACTTGAAGACCGTTTCTATAATTATCCAAAACTGGCAGCTTATTTTGAAGAGCGCGCAAAAGGCGGGGTTGGCCTAATTGTGACCGGCGGTATTTCACCGAACCGTCAAGGATGGTTGGCACCTGCTGGCGGAACCATGAATAGCTTATTTGATGTTCCTCAGCACCGTTTGGTAACGCATGCTGTTCATAAACATGGCTCTAAAATCTTAATGCAGATTTTGCATGCGGGCAGATATGGTTACCAACCTTTTGTGGTGTCTTCTAGTCCGATTAAATCGCCAATTTCACCATTTAAACCACGTCAACTATCTGACAAAAATATTCTCAGCACAATTGATGACTATGCACAGTGTGCGGACATTGCCAAAAAAGCAGGCTATGACGGTGTCGAGATTATGGGCTCGGAAGGTTATTTAATTAACCAATTTTTGAGTAGCCACGTGAACCAGCGGACTGACCGCTGGGGTGGTGAAATTGAAAACCGTATGCGTTTTCCAGTCGAGATTGTTAAGGCGATTCGTGCCAAAGTTGGCGAGAAATTTATTATTTGTTTCCGTTTGTCTTTGCTGGATTTAGTTCATGACGGTAACACCATGCAAGAAGTGGTTACTGTTGCCAAAGCTCTAGAAAAGGCAGGTGTGACTTTATTGAATACCGGCATTGGTTGGCATGAAGCCCGTGTTCCGACCATTGTAACGTCTGTACCTCGTGCTGCTTTTGTTGATTACACGGCCCATGTAAAACAACATATTTCTATTCCGATTATTGCATCAAACCGTATTAACATGCCTGAAACTGCCGAAGAAATTTTGGCAAGTGGCAAAGCGGATATGGTTCAAATGGCACGCCCTTTATTGGCCGATGCATTTTGGGTAAATAAAACGGCGACTAACCGTGTTGATGAAATTAATACCTGTATTGCCTGTAACCAAGCGTGTTTAGACCATGCTTTTAAAAATAAGCGTGTGTCATGTTTGGTTAACCCACGCGCAGGTCATGAAACTGAACTGGTTTATTTAAAAACCAAGCAGCCTAAACGTATTGCGGTAGTAGGTGGCGGAGTTGCGGGTATGTCAGCAGCAACCGTTGCGGCGAGCCGTGGTCATGCAGTCACTTTGTTTGAAGCCACTTCAGATGTGGGCGGTCAGTTTAACTTTGCCAAGGTAGTGCCAGGTAAAGAAGAATTTCATGAAACGATTCGCTACTTTAAAGTCCAACTCGAAAAAACAGGCGTGGATGTACGTTTAAATACTCGCGTGAATCGTGAGCAGCTTGAACGCGAAGGTTTTGATGAAGTTATTGTTGCAACAGGTGTAATCCCTCGCGCATTAAAGATTGAAGGAAGCCATGCACCACAAGTTCTTTCTTATGCTCAAGTTTTAAAAGGGGCAGAAGTTGGACAAAAAGTAGCAGTGATTGGTGCGGGTGGTATTGGTTTCGATGTGTCTGAATTTTTACTTAAACCTCCACATCAACCACAGCCTCAACCTTTAGCCGAATGGCAACGTGAATGGGGAATTGACCCGAACCCTGACTATGTTTCTGAGGGAGGCATGCAACCTGCCCAGATTGAACCTCCAGTTCGTCAAATTTACTTACTGCAACGTAAAACTACGCCGTTAGGTGTTGGGCTTGGGAAAACTTCTGGTTGGGTACACCGTGCACAGCTTAAAAAGCATGGCGTGCGTATGCTCCGTGGTGTGCAATATAAAGCAGTCACTGATGAAGGGCTTTGGATTGAACATAATGGTCAAGATCAACTTTTACGTGTAGACACTGTTGTGGTGTGTGCAGGTCAGGAGTCGGTAAAAGACTTGATGCCAAAAGAGGGTGAGTCGACCGTAGCAAACTATCATATTATTGGTGGTGCAAAGCTTGCAGCAGAGTTAGATGCGAAGCGTGCGATCAAAGATGGTGCAGAATTAGCTGCTCGATTGTAA
- the argG gene encoding argininosuccinate synthase produces the protein MLGLAMTDNATILQHVPVGKKVGIAFSGGLDTSAALLWMKQKGAEPYAYTANLGQPDEDDYDAIPKKAEQYGAVKARLIDCRLQLALEGIAAIQCGAFHISTGGVPYFNTTPLGRAVTGTMLVTAMKEDDVNIWGDGSTYKGNDIERFYRYGLLTNPNLKIYKPWLDQNFIDELGGRAEMSQFLIDNGFDYKMSKEKAYSTDSNMLGATHEAKDLEYLNAGIKIVDPIMGVAFWKDDVEIKPEEVTVRFAEGVPVALNGQTFDNPVELILEANRIGGRHGLGMSDQIENRIIEAKSRGIYEAPGMALLHIAYERLVTGIHNEDTIEQYRINGLRLGRLLYQGRWFDSQALMLRETAQRWVAKAVTGEVTLELRRGNDYTIMNTESPNLTYEAERLTMEKGDSMFSPMDRIGQLTMRNLDITDTRAKLGIYTDAGLLSIGQGSAIPQLDSKKK, from the coding sequence ATGTTAGGATTAGCAATGACTGATAATGCAACTATCTTGCAGCATGTACCAGTAGGCAAAAAAGTTGGGATTGCCTTCTCCGGAGGCCTAGACACTTCAGCTGCCCTATTGTGGATGAAACAAAAAGGCGCAGAGCCTTATGCATACACTGCAAACTTAGGCCAGCCTGATGAAGATGACTACGATGCAATTCCAAAGAAAGCAGAACAATACGGCGCTGTAAAAGCTCGCTTAATTGACTGCCGCTTACAACTTGCGCTCGAAGGTATTGCTGCAATTCAGTGTGGTGCATTCCATATCAGTACAGGTGGTGTTCCTTATTTCAATACGACTCCATTGGGTCGTGCAGTAACAGGTACAATGTTAGTTACTGCAATGAAAGAAGATGACGTTAACATCTGGGGTGACGGTTCAACTTATAAAGGTAACGATATTGAACGTTTCTATCGTTATGGTTTGTTGACCAATCCGAATCTTAAAATTTACAAACCTTGGTTAGATCAAAACTTCATCGATGAACTCGGTGGCCGTGCAGAAATGTCACAGTTCCTGATCGACAACGGTTTTGACTACAAAATGTCAAAAGAAAAAGCGTATTCAACTGACTCGAACATGTTGGGTGCAACTCACGAAGCAAAAGATCTTGAATACTTAAATGCTGGTATCAAAATCGTTGACCCAATTATGGGCGTTGCTTTCTGGAAAGATGACGTTGAAATCAAACCAGAAGAAGTGACCGTACGTTTTGCAGAAGGTGTACCTGTTGCATTGAACGGTCAAACTTTTGACAATCCGGTTGAGCTTATTCTTGAAGCAAACCGTATTGGCGGCCGTCATGGTTTGGGTATGTCTGACCAAATTGAAAACCGTATTATCGAAGCGAAATCTCGTGGTATTTATGAAGCACCGGGTATGGCCCTTCTTCATATTGCTTATGAGCGTTTGGTTACTGGTATTCACAACGAAGATACGATCGAGCAATACCGCATTAACGGTTTACGTTTAGGTCGTTTACTTTACCAAGGTCGTTGGTTCGACTCTCAAGCGCTTATGTTGCGTGAAACTGCACAGCGTTGGGTTGCTAAAGCTGTTACTGGTGAAGTTACTCTTGAGCTTCGTCGTGGTAATGACTACACCATCATGAACACTGAATCTCCAAACTTAACGTACGAAGCTGAACGTTTAACAATGGAAAAAGGTGATTCAATGTTCTCGCCTATGGACCGTATTGGTCAGTTGACTATGCGTAACCTCGACATTACCGATACACGTGCAAAACTTGGTATCTATACAGATGCTGGCTTGCTTTCAATCGGTCAAGGTTCTGCTATACCACAATTAGATAGCAAGAAAAAATAA
- a CDS encoding diguanylate cyclase, with the protein MVNRGNVHELLKAKEEIEYLVTLHTHRYANTPLPHQLEKKFWHLNLERTKQNISKFLASGVLTYLIFILLALPTDYLVIGVPYITWDFIYCILSAINIAGALLLFWVFAKFKKLTDYFYIAACGIVFFTIIVNAMLLLSVGNAALKNQSMLLLSFLYMLGFILSGIKPLHMLYVGLIAAIAVFSLLLLLQANCDYIALGRALFGSCILGFSISTMLTSRERSLFLNNQLAELNEQILRIEASELLHLSQQDALTKIPNRRTFDEMFDFFYYRAKQEQRPLAVLFIDIDFFKNYNDFYGHQMGDKVISSIASAIKNSIRHVDFVARYGGEEFVVLLPKTPAQGAYAVAANIYKAIERQAIPHAASLVSKQVTISLGFTVYTEGLKVTQENLIHAADQALYRAKQLGRNQIYYQPLQLPEIA; encoded by the coding sequence GTGGTAAATAGGGGGAATGTACATGAATTACTCAAAGCAAAAGAAGAAATAGAATATCTGGTAACTCTACATACTCATCGTTATGCCAATACACCTTTGCCTCATCAATTAGAAAAAAAGTTCTGGCATTTAAATCTTGAACGAACCAAACAAAACATCTCCAAGTTTTTAGCAAGTGGTGTTTTAACCTATCTCATTTTTATTTTGCTAGCGCTACCTACTGACTATTTGGTGATAGGTGTACCTTACATCACTTGGGATTTTATTTACTGCATATTAAGTGCAATTAATATTGCAGGTGCGCTACTGCTATTTTGGGTTTTTGCAAAGTTTAAGAAACTCACCGATTATTTTTATATTGCTGCGTGCGGGATTGTATTTTTTACCATTATTGTCAATGCAATGTTGCTTCTTAGTGTCGGAAATGCAGCTCTTAAAAATCAGTCGATGTTACTGCTTTCTTTTCTATATATGCTTGGCTTTATTTTGAGCGGTATAAAGCCTTTGCATATGCTTTATGTAGGTTTGATCGCAGCGATTGCTGTTTTTTCTCTATTGTTATTATTGCAAGCCAATTGTGATTATATTGCTTTGGGAAGGGCTTTATTTGGTAGCTGTATTTTAGGTTTTTCAATTAGCACGATGCTCACATCTAGAGAAAGAAGCCTTTTTTTAAATAATCAGCTTGCTGAACTTAACGAGCAGATTTTACGTATTGAGGCATCTGAATTGCTTCATTTAAGTCAGCAAGATGCGCTTACTAAAATTCCTAATCGACGTACTTTTGATGAGATGTTCGACTTCTTTTACTATCGTGCAAAGCAAGAACAGCGCCCATTGGCTGTTTTATTTATTGATATCGATTTTTTTAAAAATTATAACGACTTTTATGGACATCAGATGGGGGACAAAGTCATCTCATCTATTGCCTCTGCAATTAAAAATTCGATTCGACATGTTGATTTTGTTGCCCGTTATGGCGGAGAAGAGTTTGTCGTTCTTTTACCGAAAACACCCGCTCAAGGTGCCTATGCTGTGGCTGCCAATATTTATAAAGCCATTGAGCGTCAAGCGATTCCTCATGCTGCATCTTTGGTTTCTAAGCAGGTTACCATTAGTTTAGGCTTTACTGTTTATACAGAAGGCTTAAAAGTCACTCAGGAAAATTTAATTCATGCTGCTGATCAAGCTTTATATCGAGCTAAGCAGCTTGGACGTAATCAGATTTATTATCAGCCTTTACAGTTACCAGAAATTGCTTAA
- the pyrC gene encoding dihydroorotase produces the protein MNSITLLQPDDWHAHLRDGLALKRTVPDLAKQFARAICMPNLVPPVKTVEEALAYRERILAHVPEGLNFDPRMVLYFTDFTSPDEVRKIKESGHVNAIKLYPAGATTNSDNGVSDIRKVYAVIEQLEEHQVPLLLHGEVTHNHVDIFDREKRFLDEVLNPLLKQFPKLKVVLEHITTSDAAHFVLEHDRNVAATITPQHLLFNRNDMLVGGIKPHFYCLPILKRQTHQTTLLEVATSGNPKFFLGTDSAPHSQDAKENACGCAGCYSAPNAIELYAQAFDQVGKLERLEGFASHFGADFYGLPRNTSTITLVKEDNLVPESFDYLDDQKIIPLHAGKTLQWRKV, from the coding sequence TTGAACTCTATTACCCTGCTCCAGCCAGATGATTGGCATGCACATTTACGTGATGGTTTAGCATTAAAACGTACCGTACCTGATTTGGCTAAACAGTTTGCTCGTGCGATCTGTATGCCAAACCTTGTTCCGCCAGTAAAAACTGTGGAAGAAGCATTGGCTTACCGTGAACGTATTCTTGCTCATGTTCCAGAGGGTCTCAATTTTGACCCGCGTATGGTGCTTTATTTTACTGACTTCACCTCACCAGATGAAGTTCGTAAAATTAAAGAATCTGGACATGTGAATGCCATTAAACTTTACCCAGCTGGCGCAACCACCAATTCTGATAATGGTGTGAGTGATATCCGTAAAGTTTATGCGGTTATTGAGCAATTAGAAGAGCATCAAGTGCCGTTATTACTTCATGGTGAAGTGACTCATAACCACGTCGATATTTTTGACCGTGAAAAACGTTTCCTTGACGAAGTACTCAACCCGCTTTTAAAACAGTTTCCAAAACTTAAAGTGGTACTTGAGCACATTACAACAAGCGATGCGGCTCATTTTGTTTTAGAACATGATCGAAATGTTGCTGCAACAATCACGCCTCAACATTTATTATTTAACCGTAATGACATGCTGGTCGGTGGTATTAAACCGCATTTCTATTGTTTACCAATTTTAAAGCGCCAAACACACCAAACAACTTTACTTGAAGTTGCGACGAGTGGTAACCCTAAATTTTTCTTGGGTACAGACAGTGCGCCGCACTCGCAAGATGCAAAAGAAAATGCGTGTGGCTGTGCAGGCTGTTATAGTGCACCTAATGCAATTGAACTTTATGCTCAAGCATTTGACCAAGTAGGTAAATTAGAACGCCTAGAAGGTTTCGCTAGCCATTTTGGTGCGGACTTCTACGGTCTACCACGTAATACTTCTACCATTACCTTGGTAAAAGAAGATAACCTTGTACCAGAATCTTTTGATTATTTAGATGATCAAAAAATTATCCCGCTGCATGCCGGGAAAACGCTGCAATGGAGAAAAGTGTGA
- the rnt gene encoding ribonuclease T, with protein MEKSVTQETSVPVIGQRFRGFLPVVVDVETAGFNAQTDALLEIACIPIVYDAQGQFVPGPAFHAHINPFEGANLDRRSLDFIGIDPFNPMRMAMAEDERTALRRIFKSVNEVRKQQHCTHAVLVGHNAHFDLGFVQAAIARTSTKNQNPFHSFSVMDTVTLSAVMFGQTVLAKACIQAGIEFDGKEAHSALYDTQKTAELFCYILNKLSPYLLDSLVAAS; from the coding sequence ATGGAGAAAAGTGTGACACAAGAAACCTCTGTCCCGGTCATTGGCCAACGTTTTCGTGGCTTCTTACCTGTTGTTGTTGACGTTGAAACGGCAGGTTTTAATGCCCAGACAGATGCATTGCTAGAAATTGCGTGCATTCCAATTGTGTATGATGCTCAGGGACAATTTGTCCCTGGTCCAGCATTCCATGCACATATTAACCCGTTTGAAGGGGCTAACCTCGACCGCCGTTCGCTAGACTTTATTGGTATTGATCCATTCAATCCAATGCGTATGGCAATGGCTGAAGATGAACGGACTGCATTACGCCGTATTTTTAAATCGGTCAATGAAGTTCGTAAACAGCAACATTGTACGCATGCAGTGTTGGTCGGCCATAACGCCCATTTTGATCTTGGTTTTGTTCAAGCAGCGATTGCACGTACAAGCACAAAAAACCAGAACCCATTTCATAGTTTTTCAGTGATGGATACGGTTACTTTAAGTGCTGTTATGTTTGGACAAACTGTCCTTGCCAAAGCCTGCATTCAAGCTGGAATTGAGTTCGATGGTAAAGAAGCCCACTCTGCTTTATACGATACTCAGAAGACTGCTGAACTGTTTTGCTATATTTTGAACAAACTGTCTCCTTACCTACTTGACAGTTTGGTGGCGGCTTCTTAA
- a CDS encoding DUF2726 domain-containing protein: MSMLIGMFLLVIIILAVLSILKKGESKGGNGKRNPIKGKRIITMNEQPTFMKLKEALPEHIILAQVAFSAFMTAQGYATRNLFNRKVADFVVLDKSFNIVAIVELDDSSHKGKEKFDAERDALIREAGFKVIRYKRTPELAQIHADFKISSVSLLQVSIESNSSETKTKFVADAITIERDDPTVQPLSHIDEIKLKS, encoded by the coding sequence ATGTCTATGCTTATTGGCATGTTTTTGTTGGTCATAATTATATTGGCAGTTTTAAGTATTTTAAAGAAAGGGGAAAGCAAAGGTGGAAATGGAAAGCGTAATCCAATCAAAGGAAAACGTATCATTACCATGAATGAACAACCGACATTTATGAAGCTAAAAGAAGCTTTACCTGAACATATTATTTTGGCACAAGTTGCTTTTAGCGCTTTTATGACTGCACAAGGATACGCAACACGTAATCTATTTAATCGGAAAGTAGCTGATTTTGTCGTATTAGATAAATCATTCAATATTGTCGCTATTGTTGAACTAGATGATTCAAGTCATAAGGGAAAAGAGAAATTTGATGCAGAACGTGATGCTTTAATTCGTGAAGCTGGTTTTAAAGTTATACGTTATAAAAGAACACCAGAGCTTGCACAGATACATGCTGATTTTAAGATTTCGTCCGTTTCGTTACTACAAGTTTCAATAGAATCAAACTCAAGTGAAACAAAAACAAAATTTGTCGCTGATGCAATAACTATTGAGAGAGATGATCCGACAGTACAACCTTTATCACATATTGATGAAATAAAGTTGAAATCTTAA